A single Methanolobus sp. ZRKC5 DNA region contains:
- a CDS encoding IS66 family transposase — MCIDREEILAVYEAGPEAVVELVTRLLGIIEHQSLQIAQLEERVRHLEEMLEKNSRNSSKPPSTDSYARNKPTVKSQRKKTNKHVGGQNGHPGTTLRINDDPDEVIVHPVNQCVNCGRSLASVPSDYERRQVFDIPPITINCIEHRCEIKTCPKCSHVNKALFPDGVTQPTQYGHRVKSFAVYLHTYQLLPYQRVTKLFSDILGCKISPATLVNTERSCFEKLGAFENTVKHLLKESPVINLDETGMRINAVRNWLHVAGTDKLTYYFAHRKRGSEAMDAMGILPGYTGVATHDFWKPYNKYECQHSLCNAHLLRELTGASENRDQQWPKIMSDLLICIKHHVDNDLLDTELIQRFSEDYDHITCLGVNENPPDPESNVRSKKRGRKKQTTVKNLLDRFIGHKEDILRFMYDQNVPFDNNQAEREIRMTKVQQKISGTFRSEQGAKNFCRIRGYVSTVNKNSESVIDAISAIFYGNSFVPKLQN, encoded by the coding sequence ATTTGTATAGACCGCGAAGAAATACTTGCAGTTTATGAAGCTGGTCCAGAAGCAGTAGTAGAACTTGTAACTCGATTACTTGGGATAATTGAACATCAATCTCTCCAAATTGCACAACTTGAAGAGCGTGTCAGGCATTTGGAAGAAATGCTTGAAAAGAATAGTCGCAACAGTAGCAAACCACCTTCTACTGATTCTTATGCACGGAATAAACCAACCGTTAAAAGTCAAAGAAAAAAGACCAATAAGCATGTAGGTGGTCAAAACGGTCATCCTGGTACTACATTAAGAATAAATGATGATCCGGATGAAGTTATTGTTCATCCTGTTAATCAATGCGTCAATTGTGGGAGATCGTTAGCTTCTGTTCCCTCTGACTATGAAAGAAGACAGGTCTTTGACATTCCTCCTATAACTATCAATTGCATTGAACATCGTTGCGAGATTAAAACATGTCCCAAATGTTCTCATGTAAACAAAGCTCTTTTTCCAGATGGTGTAACTCAGCCGACTCAATACGGTCATCGAGTTAAGTCATTTGCAGTTTATTTGCACACTTACCAATTACTTCCTTATCAGCGTGTTACCAAGTTGTTCTCTGATATTTTGGGATGCAAGATAAGTCCTGCTACTTTGGTGAACACGGAACGTAGTTGTTTTGAGAAGCTTGGAGCTTTTGAAAATACAGTGAAACATCTCCTGAAAGAATCTCCTGTCATCAATCTGGATGAAACAGGAATGAGAATAAATGCAGTTCGTAATTGGCTTCATGTGGCAGGTACAGACAAACTGACCTATTATTTTGCACATCGCAAAAGGGGCTCAGAAGCAATGGATGCTATGGGCATATTACCAGGTTACACTGGTGTTGCAACACATGATTTTTGGAAACCGTACAACAAATATGAATGTCAACATTCATTATGTAATGCACATTTATTACGAGAGTTAACTGGAGCTTCCGAAAACAGGGATCAACAGTGGCCAAAGATAATGAGTGATCTCTTGATATGCATTAAACATCATGTTGATAATGATCTTTTAGATACTGAGCTAATTCAAAGGTTCAGTGAGGATTATGATCACATAACTTGTTTAGGAGTGAATGAAAATCCTCCTGATCCGGAATCAAATGTGCGGTCTAAAAAACGAGGACGTAAGAAGCAGACCACGGTAAAGAATTTGCTGGATAGGTTTATTGGCCATAAAGAGGATATCTTGCGATTTATGTACGACCAAAACGTTCCGTTTGATAACAATCAGGCTGAAAGAGAGATCAGAATGACGAAAGTACAGCAGAAGATATCAGGTACTTTCCGCAGTGAACAGGGTGCAAAAAATTTCTGCCGTATAAGAGGATACGTGTCTACTGTTAATAAGAATTCTGAATCTGTTATCGATGCAATTAGTGCAATATTTTATGGCAATTCATTTGTTCCAAAGTTGCAGAATTGA
- a CDS encoding MATE family efflux transporter: MKHERYDMLATQSIRKLIFKLSTPAIIGLLVQAFYNLVDTIFVGRGLGDDSALGIAGISIAFPIQMLMMAIAMGIGIGGASVISRTLGMGDSDKAERTLANMVTLVIISSVVFTVLGLLFIDPLLRLFGASESVLPFAKEYTKYILMGTIFFTFSAAMSNAIRAEGHAKFAMAVMLVSSVVNIVLDPIFIFEFNMGIMGAAVATVISQMIGAVMIIHYYRGSINMVAFKPEYMALDPVLSQEIVSIGMSEFIFNSVESLVFILLNQSLLVYGGDMAIAVFGIIIKVFMIFLMPIIGIKHGILPIFGFNYGANDFGRVREAVSLSNYIAFGMCVISVLIIFLIPEQIFRVFSSDAELLAMGVPAIKISFLMMPFIGSQIVATALLQSMGKSKQALVVTLSRQVFFLPPLVLVLPLFMGVTGIWLSFPVSDFLGFVVAVVLMKKEVNKLGVTKIKAIDA; encoded by the coding sequence ATGAAACATGAAAGATATGATATGCTTGCAACCCAGAGCATAAGAAAACTCATCTTCAAGCTTTCAACACCTGCAATTATAGGACTGCTTGTACAGGCATTCTATAACCTCGTGGACACCATATTTGTGGGTAGGGGGCTGGGAGATGATAGTGCTCTTGGAATAGCAGGCATTTCCATTGCATTCCCTATACAGATGCTTATGATGGCAATAGCCATGGGTATAGGCATTGGAGGTGCATCTGTCATCTCGAGAACATTGGGAATGGGAGATTCAGATAAGGCAGAAAGAACTCTGGCTAACATGGTCACACTGGTAATTATATCGAGTGTGGTCTTTACGGTTCTGGGATTATTATTTATTGACCCCCTGTTAAGGTTATTTGGAGCTTCTGAGAGTGTACTACCCTTTGCAAAGGAATATACAAAGTATATTCTCATGGGGACTATATTTTTTACTTTTTCTGCAGCTATGAGCAACGCCATAAGAGCAGAGGGTCATGCAAAGTTTGCCATGGCTGTTATGCTAGTCTCAAGTGTTGTGAATATAGTACTCGATCCGATCTTTATCTTTGAGTTCAACATGGGAATTATGGGGGCTGCTGTTGCAACAGTCATCTCTCAGATGATCGGTGCTGTAATGATAATTCACTATTATAGAGGCAGCATTAACATGGTGGCGTTTAAACCGGAATATATGGCACTGGATCCTGTTCTTTCTCAGGAAATTGTAAGCATAGGCATGTCCGAATTTATTTTCAATTCGGTGGAAAGTCTGGTGTTTATTCTTTTGAACCAGAGTCTCCTTGTTTATGGAGGGGATATGGCAATTGCTGTATTTGGTATTATCATCAAGGTGTTTATGATATTCCTGATGCCAATTATAGGTATCAAGCATGGAATACTGCCCATATTCGGTTTCAACTACGGTGCTAATGATTTCGGGAGGGTCAGGGAAGCTGTCTCTCTTTCAAATTACATCGCATTCGGTATGTGCGTAATTAGTGTCCTTATTATTTTCCTAATTCCAGAGCAGATATTCAGGGTTTTCAGTAGTGATGCCGAACTGCTGGCTATGGGAGTACCAGCAATAAAAATAAGCTTCCTCATGATGCCCTTCATAGGAAGTCAGATAGTGGCTACGGCTTTACTCCAGTCTATGGGTAAATCAAAACAAGCATTGGTAGTAACACTTTCAAGACAGGTGTTTTTCCTGCCACCTCTTGTACTAGTTCTACCATTATTCATGGGTGTGACAGGTATATGGCTATCATTCCCGGTATCCGATTTTCTTGGATTTGTTGTAGCAGTGGTTCTGATGAAAAAGGAAGTAAACAAACTTGGGGTAACAAAAATAAAGGCAATTGATGCATAA